In a single window of the Methanobacterium sp. genome:
- a CDS encoding IS110 family transposase: MYVGLDVHKNFIQGCILDKEGKVILEQKFKNEPHSMDLFLSNIQQDSKIALESCSCWQYVYDYLYDAGYKELVLANPSRVRLIAASRKKTDKHDAKILADLLRMNMLPESYAPPLDTRYERQITRHRLSLVRLRADVKRKVNALLLRHGYQHEYSDLFGKAGMGQLYSMDLPMCDRFELDNYLKTIDFLTEKINNTQDRVEDFVKYNPQARLLMSVKGIDYYSALMISAEIGDVRRFNSAKKIISYAGLNPSISQSGDKCYVGHISKQGNNNLRWILIECANIAIMHDSSLALFYHRIKKRKNHKVAVVATARKLLTIIYAMLMTNRNYIPQRKCKAS, from the coding sequence AAAACTTTATCCAAGGATGTATCTTGGATAAGGAAGGAAAGGTGATTCTTGAGCAGAAGTTCAAGAATGAGCCTCATTCGATGGATTTGTTTCTGTCGAATATACAACAGGATTCCAAAATTGCTTTGGAATCATGCAGCTGCTGGCAGTATGTGTATGACTACCTATACGACGCTGGCTATAAGGAGCTTGTATTGGCAAATCCTTCAAGGGTTCGCTTAATAGCAGCATCAAGAAAGAAAACAGATAAGCATGATGCAAAAATCTTAGCAGACTTGCTGAGGATGAATATGCTGCCTGAAAGCTATGCTCCGCCTTTGGATACAAGGTACGAGAGGCAGATAACAAGGCACAGACTTTCATTAGTAAGATTAAGAGCAGATGTCAAGAGAAAGGTTAATGCCTTGCTATTAAGGCATGGCTACCAGCACGAATACAGCGATTTATTTGGCAAAGCTGGTATGGGGCAGCTGTACTCAATGGATTTGCCAATGTGCGACAGGTTTGAGCTTGACAACTATTTAAAGACCATTGATTTTTTGACTGAAAAAATCAACAATACTCAAGACAGAGTCGAGGATTTTGTCAAGTACAATCCGCAAGCTAGGCTGCTTATGTCAGTCAAAGGCATTGACTATTATTCAGCTTTGATGATCAGTGCGGAAATCGGAGATGTAAGGAGGTTTAATTCGGCGAAAAAGATAATAAGTTATGCTGGATTAAATCCTTCAATCTCCCAATCTGGAGATAAATGTTATGTTGGGCACATATCCAAGCAAGGAAATAACAACTTGAGATGGATACTGATAGAATGCGCCAACATAGCAATAATGCATGACTCAAGTCTTGCATTATTTTATCACAGGATAAAAAAGAGAAAGAATCATAAGGTTGCTGTTGTTGCAACAGCAAGAAAGCTGT